In a genomic window of Leifsonia xyli subsp. cynodontis DSM 46306:
- a CDS encoding arginase family protein — protein sequence MRRSDAPRHPDLAHVALADRRARDPGGGPRGLAPLLRACPGPREGGAALRCADAGDVAEPDGPQGEARAIAAMRAAVAASRLVVAVGGDNALTVPAALGAFGDDIEAAGLITLDAHHDLRDGVSNGSPVRRLVEAGLAGSRVVQIGIADFANSAAYASRAADLGITVVRRDALHERPPEDVMAEAVEIAGAAGGPVHVDLDVDVCDRSVAPGCPASAPGGLATWELRRFARLAGAASVVRSVDIAEVDATSDTPDQRTVRLAALLVLEAAAGVAER from the coding sequence GTGCGCCGATCTGACGCTCCTCGGCATCCCGACCTGGCGCACGTCGCTCTCGCCGACCGGCGCGCACGCGACCCCGGCGGCGGTCCGCGAGGCCTTGCGCCGTTACTCCGAGCATGTCCCGGGCCGCGAGAGGGAGGCGCTGCGCTGCGCTGCGCGGACGCCGGAGACGTCGCCGAGCCGGACGGCCCCCAGGGCGAGGCGCGCGCCATCGCTGCGATGCGTGCGGCCGTGGCCGCCTCGCGGCTGGTGGTCGCGGTCGGCGGCGACAATGCGCTCACGGTTCCGGCGGCGCTCGGCGCTTTCGGCGACGATATCGAGGCGGCCGGCCTCATCACGCTGGACGCCCACCACGATCTCCGCGACGGCGTCTCCAACGGTTCGCCGGTGCGCCGCCTCGTCGAGGCCGGTCTGGCCGGGAGCCGCGTCGTGCAGATCGGGATCGCGGACTTCGCAAACTCGGCCGCGTATGCGAGCCGGGCGGCGGACCTCGGGATCACGGTCGTCCGCCGCGATGCGCTCCACGAACGCCCCCCGGAGGATGTGATGGCCGAGGCGGTGGAGATCGCCGGGGCGGCCGGAGGGCCGGTGCATGTGGACCTGGACGTCGATGTGTGCGATCGCTCGGTCGCGCCGGGATGCCCGGCTTCGGCGCCCGGTGGCCTCGCCACCTGGGAGCTGCGCCGATTCGCGCGGCTCGCGGGCGCGGCGTCCGTCGTGCGCTCGGTGGACATCGCCGAGGTCGATGCGACCTCCGACACACCTGATCAGCGCACTGTCCGACTCGCGGCGCTGCTCGTGCTGGAAGCGGCCGCCGGGGTCGCGGAGCGCTGA
- a CDS encoding MGH1-like glycoside hydrolase domain-containing protein → MTANDFAGLVRDYALTQRKDGRPYIAEAHDPDQDRWLYDGYNHSEDYNHSTFDDIVLEGLIGIRGSTGDSVRIAP, encoded by the coding sequence GTGACCGCGAACGACTTCGCCGGGCTCGTGCGCGACTACGCGCTCACCCAGCGCAAGGACGGCCGTCCCTACATCGCCGAAGCGCACGACCCGGACCAGGACCGCTGGCTCTACGACGGGTACAACCACAGTGAGGACTACAACCACTCCACCTTCGACGACATCGTCCTCGAAGGTCTGATCGGCATCCGCGGCTCGACCGGGGACAGCGTGCGGATCGCCCCGTAG
- a CDS encoding MGH1-like glycoside hydrolase domain-containing protein, with product MFKEALKYTGPQDGWIVTEFLPGAGYAAPGRSISAAAGHHLREGRWLRDTRYLDDYVDYWLSGSGSGAKPATDGLNENTTDWAHQYSFWIADSVLQRARITGDLRAATALLPALEKQWEGWAPQYDEATGLYRQVPVWDAMEYTASSYQSDDPYHGGAGYRPTINAYQYGDALAISELARIVGDTAKAERYAAAAARLRTAQEALLWDPEDKFYKHVMRDGNPGLARIADREQIGFVPWYFGMAPAENTVAWEQLLDPQGFKARFGPTTVERRSPWYLHEAANCCRWDDPSWPYATSQTPSPPPPTS from the coding sequence GTGTTCAAAGAAGCGCTGAAGTACACCGGCCCCCAGGACGGCTGGATCGTCACGGAGTTCCTGCCCGGCGCGGGATACGCCGCGCCGGGCAGGTCGATCTCGGCCGCGGCCGGCCACCACCTGCGCGAGGGGCGCTGGCTGCGCGACACCCGCTACCTGGACGACTATGTCGACTACTGGCTCTCCGGCTCCGGATCGGGGGCCAAACCCGCCACCGACGGCCTCAACGAGAACACCACGGACTGGGCTCACCAGTACTCGTTCTGGATCGCCGACAGTGTGCTCCAGCGGGCGAGGATCACCGGCGACCTCCGCGCGGCCACGGCGCTGCTCCCCGCGCTGGAGAAGCAGTGGGAGGGATGGGCGCCCCAGTACGACGAGGCCACCGGCCTGTACAGGCAAGTCCCCGTCTGGGATGCGATGGAGTACACCGCGAGCTCGTACCAGAGCGACGACCCCTACCACGGCGGCGCGGGATACCGCCCGACCATCAACGCCTACCAGTACGGCGATGCGCTGGCGATCTCGGAGCTCGCCCGCATCGTCGGAGACACCGCGAAGGCCGAGCGCTACGCGGCCGCGGCCGCACGGCTGCGAACCGCTCAGGAGGCCCTGCTCTGGGACCCCGAGGACAAGTTCTACAAACATGTGATGCGCGACGGCAACCCGGGCCTGGCCCGCATCGCCGACCGCGAGCAAATCGGGTTCGTGCCCTGGTACTTCGGGATGGCCCCGGCGGAGAACACCGTCGCCTGGGAGCAGTTGCTCGATCCGCAGGGCTTCAAGGCGCGCTTCGGACCCACCACCGTGGAGCGCCGCAGCCCCTGGTACCTGCACGAGGCCGCGAACTGCTGCCGCTGGGACGACCCCTCCTGGCCCTACGCGACGAGCCAGACACCCTCACCGCCGCCGCCAACCTCCTAG
- a CDS encoding discoidin domain-containing protein, producing MLWDQDGSHYRAGAGLSVFQDGVLIHNQAALGDVTVPLSPAEPAALPRQVDDAANPSGAGFPRASASYSNPGDAPGKATDGQDFDLDIPSTWWTTYRTPNASDWLQVDFGAPTSVGELRVTFYDDGGGVQLPGSWSLLVRGRDGEWEEPLDQTRSPAVPAGGSTARVLLGSPIVTDAVRLVGETRPGARGWGVTSFGSGRTVDSDLSASIETRPDGTVAVEPGLSTDVTTRLATIGDSRVASDRLLAPRGWTVERVESASPRDASPGTVETTCRVTAPATLDRGEATPLRYEALSTAAGRSASALASATWAFDPPRFGDAVWDDDFSSDRLGEYDITGGLGEPAPDFAVDTEEGVLLATTDRRARGLVRIPVAATEEFALIVEPRATAAGRPVENSLFIGSSGGPDDFAMSWYNASKSESGVNVVIGATGQSEAEGGAAHPLTWHPGDRLATVVTNGRLTSWLDRDGFWLRIGSAPVDAAVPTGTLVQWLPSFALRLDAETIAIDRVTLLRGGLSAVRPAPVVFSDGDGSASGSYTVPVAPGAEYTLNGAVLAAGRYAGSGTVTIAARPMGRALFALDATTSWTHSFAGSGPETTEPETTAPEAETIDGLAAPGRAAPASAAGSGLANTGSDARGWTLPALLLLGAGLVLRALSRRLRPLRH from the coding sequence GTGCTGTGGGACCAGGACGGCAGCCACTACCGCGCGGGCGCGGGTCTGAGCGTCTTCCAGGACGGCGTGCTCATCCACAACCAGGCCGCCCTCGGCGATGTCACCGTCCCCCTGAGCCCGGCAGAACCGGCCGCGCTCCCACGGCAGGTGGACGACGCGGCGAACCCCTCGGGAGCCGGCTTCCCGCGCGCCAGCGCCTCGTATTCCAACCCCGGCGACGCCCCGGGCAAGGCGACCGACGGACAGGACTTCGATCTGGACATCCCCTCGACATGGTGGACCACCTACCGCACACCGAACGCGAGCGACTGGCTTCAGGTCGACTTCGGCGCCCCCACCTCGGTCGGGGAGCTGCGCGTCACCTTCTACGACGATGGCGGCGGCGTGCAGCTCCCCGGCTCATGGAGCCTCCTGGTCCGAGGCCGGGACGGCGAGTGGGAGGAGCCGCTGGATCAGACACGCAGCCCGGCCGTTCCGGCCGGCGGTTCCACCGCCCGTGTGCTGCTGGGGAGCCCGATCGTCACCGACGCCGTGCGGCTGGTCGGCGAGACCCGCCCGGGCGCGAGAGGGTGGGGTGTCACCTCGTTCGGCTCCGGGCGCACGGTCGACAGCGACCTGAGCGCCTCGATCGAGACCCGGCCGGACGGCACGGTCGCCGTCGAACCGGGGCTTTCGACGGACGTCACAACCCGCCTCGCCACGATCGGGGACAGCCGTGTCGCCAGCGATCGGCTCCTCGCCCCGCGGGGCTGGACGGTCGAGCGGGTGGAATCCGCTTCGCCACGCGACGCCAGCCCCGGGACGGTGGAGACGACCTGTCGGGTGACGGCGCCGGCCACGCTGGACCGGGGAGAGGCGACCCCGCTGCGCTACGAAGCACTGTCGACGGCCGCCGGCCGCAGCGCCAGCGCGCTGGCCTCCGCCACCTGGGCCTTCGATCCCCCTCGCTTCGGCGATGCCGTCTGGGACGACGACTTCTCCAGCGACCGGCTCGGCGAGTACGACATCACGGGAGGCCTCGGCGAACCAGCGCCCGACTTCGCCGTCGACACCGAAGAGGGTGTGCTGCTGGCGACGACGGACCGCCGGGCGCGCGGACTCGTCCGCATCCCGGTCGCCGCGACGGAGGAGTTCGCGCTGATCGTGGAACCGCGGGCGACGGCCGCCGGGAGACCGGTCGAGAACAGCCTGTTCATCGGGTCCTCGGGAGGACCGGACGATTTCGCGATGAGCTGGTACAACGCCTCGAAGAGCGAGAGCGGAGTCAATGTGGTGATCGGCGCCACCGGGCAGAGCGAGGCGGAAGGAGGGGCCGCGCACCCCCTCACCTGGCATCCCGGCGACCGTCTCGCCACCGTCGTGACCAACGGCCGGCTGACCTCCTGGCTGGATCGCGACGGGTTCTGGCTCCGCATCGGCAGCGCCCCCGTGGACGCTGCGGTCCCCACCGGCACACTCGTACAGTGGCTCCCGAGCTTCGCACTGCGGCTCGACGCCGAAACCATCGCGATCGACCGAGTGACCCTTCTGCGCGGCGGCCTCTCGGCGGTGCGGCCCGCGCCGGTCGTGTTCTCCGACGGGGACGGATCCGCGTCCGGCAGCTACACCGTCCCGGTCGCGCCCGGAGCCGAGTACACCCTGAACGGGGCCGTCCTCGCCGCCGGACGCTACGCGGGAAGCGGCACCGTCACGATCGCCGCCCGCCCCATGGGCAGAGCGCTCTTCGCCCTCGACGCGACGACATCGTGGACGCACAGCTTCGCGGGCTCCGGGCCGGAAACGACCGAGCCCGAGACGACCGCGCCCGAGGCGGAGACGATCGACGGCCTGGCCGCCCCCGGAAGAGCCGCCCCTGCGAGCGCAGCCGGGAGCGGCCTCGCGAACACCGGTTCGGACGCCCGGGGATGGACGCTGCCCGCGCTGCTGCTGCTCGGCGCGGGCCTCGTGCTGAGGGCGCTCTCGCGGCGCCTGCGCCCCCTGCGGCACTGA
- a CDS encoding LamG-like jellyroll fold domain-containing protein, whose amino-acid sequence MRSIGLDTVGGSQRIVLNGQQTFLLSTLDQGYWPDGVYTAPTDAALKWDIQQTKDLGFNTIRKHIKVEPARWYYYADLLGMIVWQDMPSGGNADDDARDGFRTELTGMVDQLDSVTSIIGWVPFNEGWGEWDRTATGRIADAVKAQDPSRLVNAHSGVNCCNSKGDSGRGDVIDWHQYTGPALPHPDATRAAIDGEHGGFSYSDPAHTWPGGSVNPYGEVDSPAELTAVYVKNTAALIAPAQQDLSGSIYTQITDVEGEVNGFWTYDRRVLKMDAAQVRAINRKVIEVGSQPRTLPEPTGGTDGVAYWPLNASSGTEAADATGNGHTLAAGSPDWQQGRLGSALGFGAAEQTATASVPEIDTTASYTVSAWVRMDALPSAGTYATVASMDGLTGRSAFFLQYGDPVKGFAFSFPDGPPAVAAVTPTLGSWHHLTGVRDAVSGELTLYLDGERAATQRSAGGTASTGEFQLGRGQWDGKPVDLLTGAVDEVHLYDRALSAAEVAALAAPPAPTVVVPPAVAFTDAPGTADDSYTIPAATGVEYLVSIDGGPSAVVAAGTYPAAGSVTVTARALDGHRIPDDADVSWTYLFSADAAITVPDGSGVPDGSDDSDGCGSPSTPVTASSPDGLAATGSEIGGIALAAMILLAAGLLVLARRRAVAAHPRR is encoded by the coding sequence ATGCGCTCGATCGGCCTCGACACCGTGGGCGGCTCGCAGCGCATCGTGCTGAACGGCCAGCAGACCTTCCTGCTCTCCACGCTCGACCAGGGCTACTGGCCGGACGGCGTGTACACGGCTCCGACCGACGCGGCGCTGAAGTGGGACATCCAGCAGACCAAGGACCTCGGCTTCAACACCATCCGCAAGCACATCAAGGTGGAGCCCGCGCGCTGGTACTACTACGCCGATCTGCTCGGGATGATAGTGTGGCAGGACATGCCCTCCGGCGGCAACGCCGACGACGACGCCCGCGACGGCTTCCGCACCGAGCTGACCGGCATGGTCGACCAGCTCGACTCGGTCACCTCGATCATCGGCTGGGTGCCGTTCAACGAGGGCTGGGGCGAGTGGGACCGCACCGCGACCGGCCGGATCGCCGACGCGGTGAAGGCGCAGGACCCGAGCCGGCTCGTCAACGCCCACAGCGGTGTGAACTGCTGCAACTCCAAGGGCGACTCCGGCCGCGGCGATGTGATCGACTGGCACCAGTACACCGGACCGGCGCTGCCGCATCCCGACGCCACCCGCGCAGCGATCGACGGCGAGCACGGCGGGTTCTCCTACTCCGACCCGGCGCACACCTGGCCGGGCGGCTCGGTGAACCCCTACGGCGAGGTCGACAGCCCGGCCGAGCTGACGGCGGTGTACGTGAAGAACACCGCGGCCCTCATCGCCCCGGCGCAGCAGGACCTCTCCGGCTCGATCTACACCCAGATCACCGATGTGGAGGGGGAAGTCAACGGGTTCTGGACCTACGACCGCCGCGTGCTCAAGATGGATGCGGCCCAGGTGCGGGCGATCAACCGCAAGGTGATCGAGGTCGGCTCGCAGCCGCGCACCCTCCCCGAACCCACCGGTGGGACGGACGGCGTGGCCTACTGGCCGCTGAACGCGAGCAGCGGGACGGAGGCCGCCGACGCGACCGGCAACGGCCACACGCTCGCGGCCGGGTCCCCGGACTGGCAGCAGGGCCGGCTCGGCTCGGCGCTCGGGTTCGGCGCAGCGGAGCAGACGGCGACAGCCTCGGTCCCCGAGATCGACACGACCGCCAGCTACACCGTCTCGGCGTGGGTCCGGATGGACGCGCTGCCATCCGCGGGCACCTACGCCACCGTGGCCAGCATGGACGGGCTCACCGGGCGGAGCGCCTTCTTCCTGCAGTACGGCGATCCGGTGAAGGGGTTCGCGTTCAGCTTCCCCGACGGCCCGCCCGCCGTCGCGGCGGTGACGCCGACGCTCGGGAGCTGGCACCACCTGACCGGTGTGCGAGACGCCGTCAGCGGTGAGCTGACGCTGTACCTGGACGGCGAGCGGGCCGCCACGCAGCGCAGCGCAGGCGGGACGGCCTCCACCGGCGAGTTCCAGCTCGGCCGGGGCCAGTGGGACGGAAAACCGGTCGACCTGTTGACGGGAGCCGTCGACGAGGTCCACCTGTACGACCGCGCCCTGTCGGCCGCAGAGGTCGCGGCGCTGGCGGCCCCTCCCGCGCCGACCGTCGTGGTCCCGCCCGCGGTGGCCTTCACCGACGCGCCGGGAACCGCCGACGACAGCTACACGATCCCCGCAGCCACGGGGGTGGAGTACCTAGTCTCGATCGACGGCGGACCGTCGGCGGTCGTCGCGGCGGGGACGTATCCGGCCGCCGGGAGCGTGACGGTGACCGCCCGCGCTCTCGACGGCCACCGCATCCCCGACGACGCGGACGTCTCGTGGACGTACCTTTTCTCGGCCGATGCCGCGATCACCGTCCCAGACGGCTCAGGCGTCCCAGACGGCTCGGACGACTCGGACGGCTGCGGCTCGCCCTCCACACCGGTCACGGCGTCCTCGCCGGACGGGCTGGCAGCGACCGGCTCGGAGATCGGCGGGATCGCGCTGGCCGCGATGATCCTGCTGGCGGCCGGGCTCCTGGTCCTCGCCCGCAGGAGGGCCGTCGCGGCCCACCCGCGACGATGA